Below is a genomic region from Desulfovibrio intestinalis.
TGGCCGCCGGTTCTGCCTTGTCGCTCTTTGGCGGAGCTTCAATGCTGGGCTGACTTGGCACCAGCAAGGTGACCTGGGCGCTGGCTGAAACCGTTGAAAGGGTACAGCACAAGGCTACCCAAAAGGCAGCAGACAAAATTACGCCCGCCATGCGTGGCAGGCTGAATGAAAAGAAAAGGCGCGGCATGAATGCTCCTGAAATGCCCAAAGTGGCGGCCCTGTAGCTCAAAACGGTGCTGAGCCCAAGGGCGGAACGTTCTATTTTCGCCAACGTAACAGAACGCTCATGCATTGTCATGTGGCAGACTGGTGACTTTCTTGCCCGTTGGCGCATGAAAATACGGGATCGCTTGCGTATTCGGCATCGTCTTTGGGGGTACGCGCCACAACCAGCACGTCCACACGTTTCGCTCCTGCCTTGAGCAGGGCCAAACCAGCCGACCGAAGCGTGCTGCCCGTGGTCATAACATCATCCACCAGCCACAGGCGCAGCCCTCTGGTTTGTGGGGAAGCCTCGAAGCTGTGGCGTACATTTTCAGGCCGCGAGCGGGCACTGAGGCCAATTTGGGCAGGACCGGGCCGGGTGCGGCAAAGCAGATCGGGCCTGAGCGCAAATCCGGTCTGCGCGTGCAGTGCCTTGGCAAGCTCATGGGCCTGATTGTATCCTCTTTGCCGCAAATGAGCAGGGTATTGGGGCACAGCCACCAGCGCATCGGCTTCAGGCAGGCAGCGGGCCGCTTCAACAAGAAAAGAACTGAGAAGAGGGGCCAGATAAAGGTGCCCGTCAAACTTGAGCCGCAGAAGCACATGGCGCAAGGATTCACGATAAAGCCCGTGAAATGCCGTTTGCCTCCAGGGCGGCGGGTCTGTGAGGCAGCGCCCGCACAGACTGGCTTTTTGCTCAAAGTGTGAAGGTTCACCGGCAAGGATGGAAGGCATGACGGGCAAGCCGCACAACGGGCAACGGGGTCCCTTGTAGGGAGCGAGCAGGCTGCGGCACTGGGGGCACAGCGGGTTGGCAGGCGTGAAAATATCCGTAGCGGCGGCGCATGTCTGGTCTGAAAAAGTTTCGTAACCGGGGCTGAACGGGCGCAGGCAATGAAAGCATCGCATCTGGGCAAGACCCAGGCGCTGGGCGGCAATGGAGAGCCTGCGGCCAAGTTGCAGGTTCATCTTGCTACCTGACCGTCCGGTTTACGATATGGGCCAGATATGATTTCACAGATAGGAGGATTGGCGAGGGCCGATCAGCAGGGGCTTGATGCGCCGTCTTTGCCGCAGCCGGGGCCGGGAGCTGTGCTGGGGTCATAACCCGGCACCTTGCCAGCCATGAGTCTGCAGCCCCAGTCGTGTCCCCACGCACGCAGCGCGGCACGCACGGCGGGACGCTCTTCAAGGTCTTTTACTTTTTCAAGCCCGCGCAGCAGCCGGGTTTCGCTGATGGTTGCGTTAAGCGGAGAAAGGAAATAGCGCAACGTCAGCAGGGAGCCTGAAAAAAGCAGCTTACCCCGAGGTCTTCCGGCCACAAGGCTTACCAGCGTGGGTTTGATCGGGGCGCGGGGCAACGTGGGCTTGCCCGCCGGGGTGTGGTTTTGCGCTGCCCAAAAGCGTTGGGTGCGGTCAATAAGCGCCTTGAAATGGGCGGGCAGGGAGTAAAAATAGATAGGCGCGGATATGAAGAGCAGGGGAGCGGCTTCGATAAGAGAAAATATTTCTTCAGCCCTGTCGATGTTTCCGCCGGAATTTCGGCCCGCAAGAGTGCATTTATGCGGCGGCTTGGTGCAGCCGCCACAGTCAATACAGCCTTCAAATGTATAATCGCGCAGAGCTACAGTTTGCAGGCAGGCTCCAGCTTCGGCCACGCCTTCAGCCACAAGACGGGCTATGGAGTCTGAAACTCCGTTGGGGTGCGGGCTGCAAAGGAGGGCTACCGGGTTGCTCATGGCCTGAACTCACCACAAAAGGGGTTGTTGGCGGCTTCGTCGCCAATTTTGCTGGCCGGCCCGTGCCCGGGGTAGACCAGTGTTTCTGCGGGCAGCTTGAAAAGCACGTCCCTGACTGAGCGCAGTAGGGTGTCATGGTCGCCGCCGGGAAAGTCCGTGCGGCCAATGGAGCGGTAGAACAGGGCGTCGCCTGTAAAGACCACATTTTCATTAGGAAAATAGTATGAAACTCCACCTGGGGTGTGCCCCGGGGTTTCAAGCACTTCACAAAGCATATCGCCAAGAATTACCTTACCCGTAGGTATACGGCAGCCCGTAAATTCTGGCACTTCAGGGAAGCCCCATATGCCGCCCTTGCCGGATTCTGTTTCTGCAAGGCTGTCGTCGCCCTGCGGAACATAGACCAGGGAGCCAGTGGCATCTTCCAGCGCAGCCACACCATAAATATGGTCGAAATGACGGTGCGTTATGCAGATGGCATCAAGCGTCAAGCGGTGTGCTTTCAGATACTCCAGCATGGGTTCGGGGTCGCCGCCCACGTCAATGGCCACAGCTCTTGGGCCGTTATGGATAAGATAGCTGTTGGTCTGTAGTGGGCCTATGGGAAAAGTGGCAACGGCCATGCGTATATTCCTTGTAGATATGGATGCCGTGCGAAGCTCGGCGGGACGCGCCTCAAGGGCCAGCAGCGCGGTTTATGACTTTCGTCCGTCCGATACTATCCTCTTAATTTTTGCGGGGCAAGT
It encodes:
- a CDS encoding MBL fold metallo-hydrolase — translated: MAVATFPIGPLQTNSYLIHNGPRAVAIDVGGDPEPMLEYLKAHRLTLDAICITHRHFDHIYGVAALEDATGSLVYVPQGDDSLAETESGKGGIWGFPEVPEFTGCRIPTGKVILGDMLCEVLETPGHTPGGVSYYFPNENVVFTGDALFYRSIGRTDFPGGDHDTLLRSVRDVLFKLPAETLVYPGHGPASKIGDEAANNPFCGEFRP
- a CDS encoding flavodoxin family protein, with the protein product MSNPVALLCSPHPNGVSDSIARLVAEGVAEAGACLQTVALRDYTFEGCIDCGGCTKPPHKCTLAGRNSGGNIDRAEEIFSLIEAAPLLFISAPIYFYSLPAHFKALIDRTQRFWAAQNHTPAGKPTLPRAPIKPTLVSLVAGRPRGKLLFSGSLLTLRYFLSPLNATISETRLLRGLEKVKDLEERPAVRAALRAWGHDWGCRLMAGKVPGYDPSTAPGPGCGKDGASSPC
- a CDS encoding ComF family protein — translated: MNLQLGRRLSIAAQRLGLAQMRCFHCLRPFSPGYETFSDQTCAAATDIFTPANPLCPQCRSLLAPYKGPRCPLCGLPVMPSILAGEPSHFEQKASLCGRCLTDPPPWRQTAFHGLYRESLRHVLLRLKFDGHLYLAPLLSSFLVEAARCLPEADALVAVPQYPAHLRQRGYNQAHELAKALHAQTGFALRPDLLCRTRPGPAQIGLSARSRPENVRHSFEASPQTRGLRLWLVDDVMTTGSTLRSAGLALLKAGAKRVDVLVVARTPKDDAEYASDPVFSCANGQESHQSAT